The Montipora foliosa isolate CH-2021 chromosome 1, ASM3666993v2, whole genome shotgun sequence genome has a window encoding:
- the LOC137981201 gene encoding uncharacterized protein, producing MSEVSTQFMSWRELTDVLTARDLPLRPSCRKARLVAMAVVKAILSFYRSGEEKPVERYKTRVKVTEEHKLLSSCRKNVIEFLGINEQAQKFGLGSYELKLWRLVKSNGKTAENLGITTQQQLDLELPFLLGSEGESELNVHVVQSVIQWGKNPVVVIKQQDDHVKSVKKSKPQNAKDGSTKRKSRQDAKDDRLLIKKLKEDDAMAVRSDRQQSELRALNAELEKLKGSTAINEAKLKCGLCCKSYSVPLDRKTAGKVSFFKTTHFNECQKKRAGVKGVRTLENFFAKAAAQRLPEPTSSILPVSN from the exons ATGTCGGAAGTGTCTACACAATTTATGTCGTGGCGCGAGTTGACAGACGTTTTGACAGCTCGCGACCTTCCTTTACGACCTTCATGCCGAAAGGCCAGACTGGTTGCGATGGCTGTAGTGAAAGCAATATTAAGTTTTTATCGCAGTGGGGAAGAAAAGCCTGTAGAACGATACAAGACCAGAGTAAAAGTCACGGAAGAACACAAATTACTTTCTTCATGCAGAAAAAATGTTATCGAGTTTCTTGGGATAAACGAGCAAGCACAAAAATTCGGCTTGGGTTCCTATGAATTAAAATTATGGCGCCTGGTGAAAAGCAATGGCAAAACGGCGGAGAATTTGGGCATAACCACACAACAGCAGCTGGATCTGGAATTGCCTTTCTTGCTAGGCTCAGAGGGGGAAAGCGAGCTCAACG TTCATGTGGTACAGTCTGTCATTCAATGGGGCAAGAACCCTGTCGTGGTGATAAAACAACAAGATGACCATGTCAAGTCTGTCAAAAAAAGCAAACCTCAAAACGCAAAGGATGGATCAACTAAAAGGAAATCACGACAAGACGCAAAAGATGACAGACTTCTTATAAAGAAACTTAAAGAAGATGATGCAATGGCTGTCCGAAGCGATCGTCAACAGAGTGAGCTACGTGCGCTAAATGCAG AGCTTGAGAAACTTAAAGGTTCGACAGCCATCAATGAGGCAAAACTCAAATGCGGTCTTTGCTGCAAGTCGTACTCCGTCCCACTTGATAGAAAGACGGCAGGAAAAGtatcatttttcaaaacaa cccacttcAATGAATGTCAAAAAAAGAGAGCCGGAGTAAAGGGAGTTAGGACGTTAGAGAACTTCTTTGCCAAAGCAGCTGCACAACGTTTACCTGAACCTACAAGCTCTATTCTGCCCGTATCGAACTAA